The following proteins are encoded in a genomic region of Chelmon rostratus isolate fCheRos1 chromosome 3, fCheRos1.pri, whole genome shotgun sequence:
- the dtd1 gene encoding D-aminoacyl-tRNA deacylase 1, which translates to MKAIVQRVTMASVTVGEEQISSIRRGLCVLLGISVEDTQRDADYIVRKILNLRLFEDENGRAWSKSVMDRDFEVLCVSQFTLQCILKGNKPDFHSAMPAELAQPFYNSILENMRSAYKPEHIKDGKFGAYMQVNIQNDGPVTIELTSPPGPTDPKQLSKQEKQQQRKEKTRSKGPSESSREKGAQRYRQDPNASSGAEGDVSSEREP; encoded by the exons atgaaagcTATCGTTCAGAGGGTCACCATGGCGAGTGTGACAG TGGGAGAAGAGCAGATCAGCTCCATAAGACGAGGACTGTGTGTACTGCTGGGTATATCAGTGGAGGACACCCAGAGGGATGCCGACTACAT tgtaCGCAAGATCCTGAACCTGCGTCTGTTTGAAGATGAGAACGGGCGAGCGTGGAGCAAAAGTGTGATGGACAGGGACTTTGAGGTGCTTTGTGTGAgccagttcacactgcagtGTATACTGAAAGGCAACAAGCCCGACTTCCACTCAGCCATGCCTGCAGAGTTGGCTCAGCCCTTCTACAACAGCATCCTGGAGAACATGAGGAGTGCCTACAAGCCGGAGCACATTAAGG ACGGGAAGTTTGGGGCCTACATGCAGGTCAACATTCAAAACGACGGACCTGTTACCATAGAACTGACGTCACCTCCTGGTCCCACAGACCCCAAGCAG ctgtcaaagcaggagaagcagcagcagaggaaagagaagacGCGCTCCAAGGGCCCCTCAGAGTCGAGCAGGGAGAAAGGCGCCCAACGTTACCGACAGGACCCTAACGCCAGCAGCGGAGCTGAGGGTGATGTGTCGTCAGAGAGGGAGCCCTAG